The genomic window CCAGATAGCGTCCGTCGTTACGCCGCTGGCGAACACGCTTATATTCGAGTGCCGGGTAGGCATGGCGGTCGCTGACAAAAATGAACGGGTAGGATTTGTCATCGCGCAGCAGGATGTTATAGGGCGGGCGCAGCTCCTTGATCAGCGTCTGTTCAAGCAGCAGGGCTTCCGTTTCGGTACGGGTAACCGTGATCTGGATATCCGCAATACGGCTGACCATGGCCTGGGTCTTGGCGTTAAGCTGACCACGGAAATAACTGGAAAGACGGGCATGCAGCCGCTTGGCTTTGCCGATGTACAGGGTGTTGCCCTGTTCATCGAGCATGCGATAGACCCCGGGAGCGGTGCTGACAGAGGCCAGAAACTGTTTTGCATTAAAACTCATAGAATGGCGTTAAATCCTGACGGCGCGCTGAAATGTGTGGGTGTTGATGCTTCAGCCAGTGGACGCCTCGTAGCCTTCAACCAGGCCGTGGCGCAGCGCCAGATGAGTGAGTTCTACGTCGCTTGCAACCTTGAGCTTTTCAAACAGGCGGTAGCGATAGGTGTTGACGGTCTTCGGGCTGAGGTGCAGGCGGTCGGATATCTCCTGCACCCGCTGGCAGTTGACGATCATGATGGCAATCTGCAGCTCGCGATGAGAGAGGTCTGCAAACGGGTTTTCCTGATCAGAGATATTGGAAAGTGCCAAGCGCTGGGCAATTTCCTGACTGATATAGTGGCTGCCATGAAATACCTGGCGAATGGCGTTGGTCATTTCGCTGGGGTCAGCGCCCTTGCTCAGGAACCCGGCAGCACCGGCTTCGTACATCTTTTTGGCGATGTTGTCATCCAGGTGCGCGGTCAGGATCAGGACACGGATATCAGACAGGCCGCGCTGAATTCTCCGCGTTGCCTCAAGGCCACCAATGCCGGGCATGCGAATATCCATCAACACGATATCCGGCCTGAGCTGGCGGCACTGGGAGACAGCGTTTTCGCCGTCGTTGGCTTCACCTACTACATGGATATCACCCTCGTTCTCAAGCAGAAGTGCAATGCTGCTTCTTACCAGATGGTGATCATCGGCAACCAACACATTGATCAAGGGGGCAGCTCCTGTTTTTTTAGCTCGCTAACGACACTGTCAGGCGTATATTGCCACAGTTATTATTCACTTCGCATTAGCGTTAAGGCGATGTCTTAACGACTTGACGCGCAGCAGCGGTGTGAGTACTATCTGCGCACTCTGAAGCAGAGTGTTTTCTGTAAATGATTAGTATCTGGGGCCTTAGCTCAGCTGGGAGAGCGCAACACTGGCAGTGTTGAGGTCAGCGGTTCGATCCCGCTAGGCTCCACCAGATTTTAAAAAAACCGCTCTAGGATATTCTCCTGAGCGGTTTTTTTGTGGCTACTGATTTGAACGTTGTAGTCACTGATAGTCAGCAGATGGCTGTCAGGCCACCTTGCCAAGCAGTAAGAATTCAATCAGTGCTTTTTGGGCATGCAGACGGTTACCGGCTTCCTGCCAGACAACGGCACGCGGGTCATCCAGCAGAGTGGTGCTGATTTCCTCGCCGCGATGAGCGGGCAAACAGTGCAGGAAAACAACATCCCTGGCAGCCTGATCGAGCATCGCTTCAGTCACCTGAAAACCCGCAAAGTCAGCTTCGCGCTTGGCCTGTTCCTCTTCCTGGCCCATGGAGGCCCAGACGTCGGTGGTCACCAGGTCAACGTCCTGAACCGCTGCCTGTGGGTCATGTAGAACCTCGACCCGGCTACCGGCAGCGGCCATGATATCTTCACGCGGCTCATAGCCTTTCGGGCAGCAGATACGCAGATTAAAATCAAACTGCCGGGCGGCATTGATCCATGAGTGGCACATGTTGTTGCCGTCACCAATCCACACAGCGGTGCGGCCTTTCACGCTACCGCGCAGCTCTGTCCAGGTCATGACATCGGCCAACAGCTGGCAGGGGTGGTAATCATCCGTCAGCGCATTGATCACCGGCACAGAGCTTGCGGATGCAAAGGTTTCAAGCCCTGAGTGCGAGAACGTACGCACCATGACGGCATCGACCATTTCGGACAGCACGCGCGCGGTGTCTTCGATGGGTTCGCCGCGGCCCAGTTGGGTGTCTCTGGGAGACAGAAACAGGGCGTGGCCACCAAAGTGGGCCATGGCTGTCTCAAAAGATACCCGGGTGCGCGTGGATGATTTTTCGAAAATCATCGCCAGAGTGCGGTTAGGCAGCGGAGTGTAGCTTGGCCCCTGGGTTTTCAGGTTGCTTTTGATCGTAATGGCACGCTGAATCAGGTAGCTCAACTCATCAGGTGTCAGATCCAGTAAGGTCAGGAAATGGCGTGTCGCCATGGTCGCTCTCCGCGTAAAACCTTTATCCTAGCGAGGCCTTAGGGGATGCGCAATGGCAATGCTCAGCGTAGAATAGCCGACATGTCTAAAGCCTAGTGCTATAGTCAGGTATTGCAGGTGTGTGGCATCATCAATATTAGCTAGCCTATTGACAGGCGTCAGTGCGTGGTCAACATAACGACGTTTATTTTTTTATTCCTCAGGAGGTCCTATGAGTTCAACGCTGGAAAACATTCAACAGCAAATCGGCGAAAACCCGATCCTGATTTACATGAAAGGCACGCCGCAGCTGCCCCAGTGTGGTTTTTCTGCGCAGACGGTACAGGCGCTGATGAACTGCGGTGAGCGTTTTGCGTTTGTCAACGTGCTGGACAATCCGGATATTCGCACTGAACTGCCCAAGTTCGCTAACTGGCCAACCTTCCCGCAGCTTTGGGTAGAAGGCGAACTGGTAGGCGGTTGCGATATTGTGATCGAAATGCACGAAAGCGGCGATCTTGAGAAACTGGTAAAAGCCGCTGCAGAGCGCGCTAACAGCGCCGAAAGCAGCGACAACGCCTGATTCAGCTTTGTATAGCCGCAGTTTCTGCGGTTGGCGGGCTGAGGCTCAGCCGCTAGAATGGCACATTAGCCATTTCATCAAGGCACCTCAGTCCGCCAAAGGAAATCCTGCTCCATGAGCTATCAGGTTCTGGCCCGTAAATGGCGGCCACGTACATTCCATGAGTTAGTCGGTCAGGCCCATGTGCAGCGCGCACTGGTCAATGCGCTTGATCAGGGGCGACTCCATCACGCCTACCTGTTTACCGGCACGCGAGGCGTGGGTAAGACCACCCTGGCAAGAATTCTGGCCAAGTGCCTTAACTGCACGGCCGGTGGGCGAGGCGATGAAGGCGTCACCT from Halomonas sp. CH40 includes these protein-coding regions:
- the argF gene encoding ornithine carbamoyltransferase, coding for MATRHFLTLLDLTPDELSYLIQRAITIKSNLKTQGPSYTPLPNRTLAMIFEKSSTRTRVSFETAMAHFGGHALFLSPRDTQLGRGEPIEDTARVLSEMVDAVMVRTFSHSGLETFASASSVPVINALTDDYHPCQLLADVMTWTELRGSVKGRTAVWIGDGNNMCHSWINAARQFDFNLRICCPKGYEPREDIMAAAGSRVEVLHDPQAAVQDVDLVTTDVWASMGQEEEQAKREADFAGFQVTEAMLDQAARDVVFLHCLPAHRGEEISTTLLDDPRAVVWQEAGNRLHAQKALIEFLLLGKVA
- the uvrY gene encoding UvrY/SirA/GacA family response regulator transcription factor, with product MINVLVADDHHLVRSSIALLLENEGDIHVVGEANDGENAVSQCRQLRPDIVLMDIRMPGIGGLEATRRIQRGLSDIRVLILTAHLDDNIAKKMYEAGAAGFLSKGADPSEMTNAIRQVFHGSHYISQEIAQRLALSNISDQENPFADLSHRELQIAIMIVNCQRVQEISDRLHLSPKTVNTYRYRLFEKLKVASDVELTHLALRHGLVEGYEASTG
- the grxD gene encoding Grx4 family monothiol glutaredoxin encodes the protein MSSTLENIQQQIGENPILIYMKGTPQLPQCGFSAQTVQALMNCGERFAFVNVLDNPDIRTELPKFANWPTFPQLWVEGELVGGCDIVIEMHESGDLEKLVKAAAERANSAESSDNA